A genomic stretch from Thalassophryne amazonica chromosome 18, fThaAma1.1, whole genome shotgun sequence includes:
- the LOC117530558 gene encoding F-box/LRR-repeat protein 15-like: MARRLLRFFRSRHQPVEEATEQSCYLLDLPWEDVLVPHVFCYFTLQQLVRLQRVSTDFYTLMQICLSKCKTFEMTRTKTKVPKEAFCSILKDNHVLQNLSLQNCSHWLTDGDVLPVISQNHHLRRLVMTGCTKLTHHTLIAVALNCGRLQYVSLAYCDWVDNLCLRTFIDHCRDLQTFDLTACSQVDHDTICYLARKCPNLKFVSVADNDHVTDKSVEEMAKNCINLEKLNISGCRRVGDRAIRRLAEYCPKLCSLMVKHCSHVTESSLEVLRERKVVIDVKPPTPLELYPENVWAVPFMNF; encoded by the exons ATGGCACGGCGGCTACTCAGATTTTTCCGCAGCAGACACCAACCGGTTGAGGAGGCGACAGAGCAAAG ttgTTACCTTCTGGATTTGCCGTGGGAGGATGTTTTAGTTCCACATGTATTTTGCTACTTTACTCTGCAACAGCTCGTCAGACTACAGAGAGTCAGCACAGATTTCTACACACTCATGCAGATTTGTTTGTCCAAGTGCAAGACTTTTGAGATGACTCGG ACTAAAACAAAAGTTCCTAAGGAAGCATTTTGCTCCATATTAAAAGACAACCATGTTCTCCAGAACCTGTCTCTCCAGAATTGTTCCCACTGGCTGACTGATGGGGATGTGCTGCCTGTAATCAGTCAGAATCACCACCTGCGCAGGCTGGTGATGACCGGCTGCACTAAGCTCACCCACCACACCCTGATCGCCGTGGCCTTGAACTGTGGGCGTTTGCAGTACGTCAGCCTGGCCTACTGTGACTGGGTGGACAACTTGTGCCTGCGCACTTTCATTGACCATTGCAGGGATCTGCAGACATTTGACCTCACCGCCTGCAGCCAGGTCGATCATGATACCATCTGTTATCTGGCCAGGAAGTGTCCAAACCTGAAATTTGTCTCTGTGGCAGACAATGACCATGTCACTGACAAGTCTGTGGAAGAAATGGCCAAGAACTGCATTAATCTGGAGAAGCTGAACATTTCAGGTTGCCGGAGGGTTGGTGACCGGGCCATCAG GAGGCTGGCAGAGTACTGTCCTAAACTGTGTTCCCTGATGGTGAAACACTGCAGCCATGTGACGGAGTCCAGCCTGGAAGTGTTACGGGAGCGCAAAGTAGTGATTGACGTAAAGCCGCCAACGCCTCTAGAGTTATATCCTGAGAATGTTTGGGCAGTGCCCTTCATGAATTTTTGA